In Kiritimatiellia bacterium, one genomic interval encodes:
- a CDS encoding S8 family serine peptidase, with translation AGLGLPNHWVARAVDSAGALELVERLRGVPGVVSADPILARRQAKKFFPNDTYATNQWHLRNTGQFNGVSGMDVRITNAWVNYRGSNIIIGIVDDGLELAHPDLAANIATGLSWDFRNGDPDPYPDTSDDAHGTACAGVAAGVGNNGVGISGAAPQAKMAGLKLVGFAQTDGEEAGAITTNNHLFHIKSNSWGPPDTGSSVEGPGPLMAAALSNACVYGRGGRGILLFWAAGNGRESDDNSNFDGYANSIYTIAVAAMDIRGTQSYYSEPGANIVVCAPSSGYNLSLDEVGIWTTDLTGSGGYNDGFMAGEPPDPDYVASFGGTSSATPLAAGVGALILQANPFLGWRDVQEILIRTATRNDPTDPDWRANGAGFWFNHKYGAGLINASGAVARALVWSNLGPQFVVVTNQTHTNLIPDNNFSGLTRSFVVTNNLRVEHVVATISAVHPYRGDLQIELVSPSAMTSVLATVRPSDDGNDLNRWRFMTVRHWGENAAGTWTLRVSDRSAGDVGSLTFAGLTLYGTIGPVASNRPPQLMPIDPVYVFVTNPLAFGVFASDPIDGDPITLTASNLPPGASFSATGGVGTFHWPIAAPLGNYQVVFRASDKDGAVTQSVAITVGIPPGGISEVIDFEGPGETKPAYAAGTVTLSGRPWLLSDTLIGTSAEDRLNDSRAARFRTNGTMTAQTDFTNGVGFVAFWHAKYGSDADSLVALDYSTNSGIAWINAGTAAVNSVELKLFEANISRAGPVRLRIRHAGPPGSNRRFNVDDIVVTTFSDFADADGDGMNDYWELSFFASLTNLHAAGDWDGDGFKDIDEYLAGTVPTNPASLLVATSVSGALSGDAIVVRWQSASNKIYRISRSTNLLGGFTVLATNLAATPPENVYTDAAAPAAQAIYRIDTRGP, from the coding sequence CGGCGGGTCTGGGGTTGCCGAATCATTGGGTGGCCCGAGCGGTAGACTCTGCCGGGGCGCTCGAATTGGTGGAGCGGTTGCGAGGTGTGCCGGGTGTCGTATCGGCCGACCCCATCCTCGCGCGGCGGCAAGCGAAGAAATTTTTTCCGAATGACACGTACGCGACGAACCAGTGGCACTTGAGGAATACGGGGCAATTCAATGGTGTGTCGGGGATGGATGTGCGGATTACGAACGCATGGGTCAATTACCGAGGATCCAACATCATCATCGGCATCGTCGACGACGGTCTTGAGCTTGCGCACCCCGACCTTGCTGCCAACATCGCGACGGGGTTGAGCTGGGATTTTAGAAACGGCGACCCCGATCCTTATCCTGATACATCCGATGACGCACACGGCACGGCCTGCGCGGGCGTGGCGGCCGGCGTCGGAAACAATGGGGTCGGCATCAGCGGCGCCGCGCCGCAGGCCAAAATGGCCGGGCTCAAATTGGTGGGCTTTGCGCAAACCGACGGCGAAGAGGCCGGCGCGATCACGACCAACAACCATCTGTTTCATATCAAAAGTAACAGCTGGGGGCCGCCGGATACGGGGAGCAGCGTAGAGGGTCCGGGTCCGTTGATGGCGGCTGCGCTGTCAAATGCCTGCGTTTACGGCCGGGGCGGGCGTGGAATCCTATTATTTTGGGCCGCCGGTAACGGCAGGGAATCGGACGACAATTCGAATTTTGATGGCTACGCCAACTCAATCTACACGATCGCCGTGGCCGCGATGGATATCCGCGGAACCCAGTCGTATTACAGCGAGCCCGGGGCCAATATTGTGGTTTGCGCGCCGTCGAGCGGATACAATTTGTCGCTGGATGAGGTCGGCATTTGGACGACGGACCTGACGGGTTCGGGTGGCTATAACGACGGCTTCATGGCCGGTGAGCCGCCCGATCCTGACTATGTAGCCTCCTTTGGTGGTACCTCTTCGGCAACGCCGCTCGCCGCAGGAGTCGGAGCCCTCATCTTGCAGGCGAATCCATTTCTCGGCTGGCGGGACGTCCAGGAGATTTTGATCCGCACCGCGACACGGAACGATCCGACAGATCCCGATTGGCGGGCGAATGGCGCCGGATTTTGGTTTAATCACAAATATGGAGCGGGCCTCATCAACGCGAGCGGCGCGGTGGCGCGCGCGCTCGTGTGGTCGAATCTCGGACCCCAATTCGTCGTCGTCACCAACCAAACTCACACCAACTTGATCCCGGACAACAATTTCTCGGGCCTTACTCGGTCTTTTGTGGTCACCAACAATCTGCGCGTCGAACATGTTGTTGCGACCATCAGCGCCGTCCATCCCTATCGAGGTGATCTTCAGATCGAGTTGGTGTCGCCGTCGGCCATGACCAGTGTTTTGGCCACGGTACGGCCATCAGACGACGGCAACGACCTTAACCGGTGGCGATTCATGACCGTGCGCCATTGGGGCGAGAATGCGGCCGGTACGTGGACGCTTCGCGTGTCGGACCGAAGCGCGGGAGATGTCGGCTCCCTCACATTTGCCGGCCTGACCCTCTATGGGACGATTGGGCCGGTTGCGTCGAATCGACCTCCGCAACTGATGCCTATCGATCCCGTCTACGTCTTCGTGACCAATCCGCTTGCATTCGGCGTATTTGCGTCCGATCCCATCGACGGCGATCCCATCACGCTAACCGCCAGCAACCTTCCCCCGGGCGCATCCTTTAGTGCGACAGGCGGCGTCGGGACGTTCCACTGGCCCATTGCGGCTCCTCTGGGAAATTATCAGGTCGTCTTTCGGGCCTCAGACAAAGACGGGGCTGTCACACAGTCGGTCGCCATCACGGTCGGGATCCCGCCGGGTGGGATCTCCGAAGTGATCGATTTCGAAGGGCCGGGCGAGACCAAGCCGGCCTACGCCGCCGGAACCGTCACGCTCAGCGGACGCCCTTGGCTTTTGTCGGATACGCTCATCGGGACCTCCGCAGAGGACCGTCTGAATGACAGCCGTGCCGCTCGGTTCCGCACAAATGGCACCATGACCGCGCAGACGGATTTCACGAATGGAGTCGGTTTCGTGGCGTTCTGGCACGCAAAATACGGTTCGGATGCCGATTCGCTGGTCGCGCTCGACTACAGCACCAACAGCGGAATCGCGTGGATCAACGCGGGTACGGCGGCTGTGAATTCGGTCGAATTGAAATTGTTTGAGGCCAACATTTCCCGCGCCGGCCCGGTTCGCCTCCGCATCCGCCACGCTGGGCCGCCCGGTTCGAACCGCCGCTTTAATGTGGACGATATCGTTGTCACGACGTTTTCGGACTTCGCCGATGCGGATGGCGACGGCATGAATGATTACTGGGAGCTTTCGTTTTTTGCCAGCTTGACGAACCTGCATGCCGCCGGCGACTGGGATGGCGACGGCTTCAAAGACATAGACGAATATCTGGCAGGAACCGTGCCTACGAATCCGGCATCGCTTCTGGTTGCTACGAGTGTTAGCGGCGCACTGAGCGGAGACGCGATCGTGGTGCGTTGGCAGAGCGCGAGCAACAAAATCTATCGGATTTCGCGATCCACGAATCTGCTGGGGGGCTTTACCGTGCTGGCCACGAACCTTGCGGCGACCCCGCCAGAAAATGTCTACACAGATGCAGCGGCGCCCGCCGCTCAGGCCATCTATCGGATCGATACACGAGGGCCCTAG
- a CDS encoding lactate racemase domain-containing protein, whose product MNAVASLEAPPVLSHAELASILDEAVEQIKPDGRRIVLLVPDGTRSCPLDLVFRELHKRLMGRARCLTVLFALGTHPPMSREAMLKRLGLTEAEAAGEFRRVALLNHAWDDPNALVTVGRLDEATIASATEGRFNMAVDVQVNRAVLQHDLVLVVGPVFPHEVVGFSGGNKYLFPGISGPAFLHFFHWLGAVITNRRIIGVMDTPVRRVLDRAAALLPVERRALCMVVDKHSGGLAGLFFGTPEDAWRRAAELSAQIHVRRMPRAFHTVLSCAPEMYDELWVGGKCMYKLEPVVERGGELIIYAPHIREISAVHGALIRQIGYHVRDYFLAQWDRFKHHPWGILAHSTHVKGDGEYVDGVERPYVNVVLATGIPEEECRQINLGYRDPASIRFEEFMDREDDGVLYVPNAGEILYRLRDE is encoded by the coding sequence ATGAACGCTGTCGCCTCCCTCGAGGCTCCGCCGGTCCTATCGCACGCCGAACTCGCTTCGATCCTGGATGAGGCGGTCGAGCAAATAAAGCCTGATGGCCGCCGGATCGTGCTTCTCGTGCCGGATGGCACGCGCTCCTGTCCGTTGGACCTTGTCTTCCGCGAACTGCATAAGCGTCTGATGGGCCGCGCCCGTTGCCTTACGGTCCTGTTTGCGCTTGGGACCCATCCGCCGATGTCCCGCGAGGCCATGCTCAAGCGACTGGGGCTCACAGAGGCGGAAGCAGCGGGCGAGTTCCGCCGCGTAGCGCTCCTCAATCACGCGTGGGACGATCCCAACGCTCTCGTGACGGTCGGCCGACTCGATGAAGCGACCATCGCAAGTGCCACGGAGGGGCGGTTCAATATGGCCGTGGACGTGCAGGTGAACCGCGCGGTGCTGCAGCACGACCTGGTGCTGGTCGTCGGTCCGGTGTTTCCGCACGAGGTAGTCGGCTTCTCCGGCGGTAACAAGTATCTGTTCCCGGGCATCAGCGGTCCGGCCTTTCTCCACTTCTTCCACTGGCTTGGGGCGGTAATTACCAACCGCCGGATCATCGGGGTAATGGACACGCCCGTGCGCCGCGTGCTCGATCGCGCGGCCGCGCTATTACCGGTCGAGCGGCGCGCACTGTGCATGGTTGTCGACAAACACAGCGGCGGACTGGCCGGGCTGTTTTTCGGCACGCCTGAGGACGCGTGGAGACGGGCGGCGGAATTGTCCGCGCAGATCCACGTGCGCAGGATGCCTCGCGCGTTTCACACCGTCCTGTCCTGCGCCCCGGAGATGTATGACGAGCTCTGGGTCGGCGGCAAATGCATGTACAAGCTCGAGCCGGTGGTCGAACGCGGCGGCGAATTGATCATCTACGCTCCCCACATCCGCGAAATTTCTGCCGTTCACGGCGCGCTGATCCGCCAGATCGGCTATCACGTCCGCGATTATTTTCTCGCGCAATGGGACCGGTTCAAACACCACCCGTGGGGAATCTTGGCCCATTCCACCCACGTCAAAGGCGATGGCGAATACGTCGACGGCGTCGAGCGGCCGTATGTCAACGTTGTGCTGGCAACCGGAATACCGGAAGAGGAATGCCGGCAGATCAATCTCGGCTATCGCGATCCCGCTTCAATACGCTTCGAGGAATTTATGGACCGCGAGGACGATGGGGTTTTATACGTCCCGAATGCGGGAGAGATTCTCTATCGGCTCCGAGACGAATAA
- a CDS encoding SDR family oxidoreductase: MEADPLFDISGRVALMTGAGGVLMRSLAVELGRRGVKVAALGRTPDKLETVVREIREAGGEAVAVPGDVLQPDSMQAAVAMTISRFGAVDFLVNGAGGNQPAATTSAERTFFDLPPDALRNVVDLNLLGTIIPCQIVGRHMAERGQGVILNVSSMSAIRPLTRVVGYGAAKAALDNFTRWLAVHLAQTYSAAIRVNAIAPGFFLTEQNRFLLTQPDGGLTDRGRQILAHTPMNRFGAPEDLLGAAIWLLSPASRFVTGTVVAVDGGFSAYSGV, translated from the coding sequence ATGGAGGCCGATCCGTTGTTTGACATAAGCGGGCGGGTTGCGCTGATGACCGGCGCGGGCGGGGTGCTGATGCGGTCGCTGGCCGTCGAATTGGGCCGCCGGGGCGTCAAAGTCGCCGCCCTGGGGCGCACGCCGGATAAATTGGAGACTGTCGTGCGGGAAATTCGCGAGGCCGGCGGCGAAGCGGTTGCCGTGCCCGGCGATGTGTTGCAGCCGGACTCGATGCAAGCAGCCGTAGCGATGACGATCAGCCGATTCGGCGCCGTCGACTTCCTGGTCAATGGCGCGGGCGGCAACCAACCCGCCGCGACCACATCCGCTGAGCGGACATTTTTCGATCTGCCCCCCGATGCGCTTCGAAATGTCGTCGACCTCAATCTGCTGGGCACGATTATTCCCTGCCAGATCGTGGGCCGGCACATGGCGGAGCGCGGACAAGGGGTCATCCTGAACGTCTCGTCGATGAGCGCGATCCGGCCCTTGACGCGGGTTGTCGGCTATGGCGCGGCGAAGGCGGCTTTAGACAATTTTACGCGCTGGCTGGCCGTCCATCTGGCCCAGACCTATTCCGCGGCGATCCGCGTCAATGCGATCGCGCCGGGATTTTTCCTGACGGAGCAGAACCGGTTTCTGCTCACCCAGCCGGATGGCGGCCTGACCGACCGGGGCCGCCAGATTTTGGCGCACACGCCTATGAATCGGTTTGGGGCGCCGGAGGACCTGCTCGGCGCGGCGATCTGGCTGTTGTCGCCGGCATCGCGATTCGTGACG